One Campylobacterota bacterium DNA segment encodes these proteins:
- a CDS encoding AAA family ATPase, translating into MNPFRGKGLKPEHFNHDVRYIIDNFLVEQAITIYFAPPKHGKSRFSLGLTKYLHDNTDKIVQYFDFDNPLSALKERGASDVIEQLIDRLDYVHPETVAMMSHEALKLLADGAVGNAYRDYVMIFDSITDFVRDVQNEAMAKGFMNVMKRLRNAGATIILLHHTNKNEKNYQGSGVFKSAADNIYFMRSGNGTEQHDIFLLDVEAGRFHVDNTAFRLDKISYDLQIVAYDQAVIRPEEQSFIDAIKEVLKKNPDGIGQSQLLSEIGKAKDDKLARNNLAKYTGRFWEIKDGKGKLKLYFLL; encoded by the coding sequence ATGAATCCGTTCAGAGGCAAAGGGCTCAAACCCGAACACTTCAACCATGACGTCCGCTACATCATCGACAACTTTCTGGTCGAGCAGGCGATCACAATCTACTTTGCGCCTCCAAAACACGGAAAGAGCCGGTTCAGTCTCGGTCTCACAAAGTACTTGCATGATAACACCGACAAGATCGTCCAGTATTTCGACTTCGACAACCCACTCTCTGCCCTGAAAGAGCGCGGGGCATCGGACGTGATCGAGCAACTGATCGATCGGCTCGATTACGTTCACCCGGAGACGGTGGCCATGATGTCGCACGAAGCGCTCAAACTGCTCGCAGACGGTGCGGTAGGCAATGCTTATCGCGATTACGTCATGATCTTCGACTCGATCACCGACTTTGTGCGCGACGTTCAGAACGAGGCGATGGCCAAAGGTTTCATGAACGTCATGAAGCGGCTGCGTAACGCCGGAGCGACGATCATACTACTGCATCACACCAATAAGAACGAGAAGAACTATCAGGGGTCAGGGGTGTTCAAGAGCGCAGCAGACAATATCTACTTCATGCGCTCCGGAAACGGTACTGAACAGCACGATATCTTTTTGCTCGACGTTGAAGCTGGACGGTTCCATGTGGATAACACAGCGTTCCGCCTGGACAAGATCAGCTACGACCTTCAGATCGTCGCCTACGATCAGGCGGTGATCCGACCGGAAGAGCAGAGTTTCATCGATGCGATCAAGGAAGTGCTCAAGAAGAACCCGGACGGGATCGGGCAAAGCCAGCTGCTCTCCGAGATCGGCAAAGCCAAGGACGATAAGCTCGCCCGCAATAACCTCGCCAAATATACGGGGCGGTTTTGGGAGATCAAAGATGGGAAAGGTAAACTAAAGCTCTACTTTCTCCTATAA
- a CDS encoding phage virion morphogenesis protein gives MIQIEIQSADVLGAIEQLHRKIGDMSQPMERIGIYLTNITEESFDNERSPEGDAWHPLAESTRAYKAKYGGHKILQSKDRNLRESITHDATDASVIVGVNAYSAKGYPYPIAHQFGTEDGRLKARPFFPITHDGELIDGAREEVLEIIMEFLGE, from the coding sequence ATGATACAAATCGAGATTCAGAGCGCCGACGTCCTCGGTGCGATCGAGCAGCTGCACCGAAAGATCGGCGATATGTCCCAGCCGATGGAACGGATAGGGATATATCTGACCAACATCACCGAGGAGAGTTTCGATAACGAGCGATCTCCAGAGGGCGACGCATGGCATCCGCTGGCCGAGTCCACACGGGCATATAAGGCCAAATACGGAGGCCATAAAATCCTCCAGTCAAAAGACCGGAATCTGCGGGAGAGCATCACGCACGATGCTACCGATGCGAGCGTTATCGTGGGAGTAAACGCCTACAGTGCAAAGGGGTACCCGTACCCGATCGCACATCAGTTTGGAACCGAAGATGGAAGATTGAAGGCGCGACCGTTCTTTCCGATCACGCATGATGGCGAGTTGATTGATGGGGCGAGGGAGGAAGTGCTGGAGATTATTATGGAGTTTTTAGGAGAATAG
- the terL gene encoding phage terminase large subunit: MSLFDKEELRRLLADTKAELLDDGHSERMAQRLTRREYIKWLNGFTEDLRDTIRSNSTLPVEQRDERIQRQRCDFHYFRTTYFPHYYYLPGKSELQEQLESVYHRICDKRLTASVDIPLANGGGTLVGEKFAIAAPRGHGKSTDVSVVFVIWCIVNDLKHFITIFSDAIELTETLIEAIKAELTENDNLKADFPHATGIGRVWRVGDIVTCNGIRVKGFGSGKRVRGIKHGVWRPDLSIIDDLENDENVRSRDQRDKLEAWLDEAVANLGAVDGSLDILYIGTVLHRDSVLARKLKMGFWNPKTFRAIVTFPERMDLWDQYAVIYKRHGLEAAHDHYLANKPDMDAGARVLWPDAVPIETLMRKRSEAPRSFSKEFQNNPSSETQKFKRESIHFYRSLPSHRKLRIFGWCDPAGNGKKSDFTNITIFGVDEQAMKGYVIESYNEVIGSLDIVRKIVEYQQRYRCAVFGVETNGGQFHLKAFILKEAFEQGVHMPLRGIHNSDNKELRIEELELPIENGQILLHEDQVTLIDQLEEFPEGNNDDAPDGLIGAYRLSKLAKKQKVSAPRTNRRNHAARHAPRRR; this comes from the coding sequence ATGTCGCTATTTGACAAAGAAGAACTCCGCCGCCTCTTAGCCGATACCAAGGCGGAGCTGTTGGATGATGGCCACAGCGAGCGGATGGCGCAGCGCCTTACTCGCCGTGAATACATCAAATGGCTAAACGGTTTTACCGAGGATCTGCGCGATACGATACGATCCAACTCGACTCTCCCGGTCGAGCAGCGCGATGAGCGGATCCAGCGTCAGCGCTGCGACTTCCACTATTTCCGGACGACCTACTTTCCGCATTATTACTACCTTCCGGGCAAATCCGAGCTCCAGGAGCAGCTCGAATCAGTCTACCACCGTATTTGTGACAAACGGCTCACCGCTTCGGTCGACATTCCGCTTGCAAACGGAGGCGGTACGCTGGTCGGAGAAAAGTTCGCCATTGCCGCACCGCGCGGTCACGGTAAATCGACCGATGTCTCCGTTGTATTCGTTATCTGGTGTATCGTCAACGACCTCAAGCACTTCATCACGATCTTCTCCGATGCGATCGAGCTGACCGAGACGTTGATCGAAGCGATCAAGGCCGAGCTCACCGAAAACGACAACCTCAAAGCCGACTTCCCGCACGCGACCGGAATAGGGCGGGTATGGCGCGTCGGAGATATCGTTACCTGTAACGGAATCCGGGTCAAGGGTTTCGGATCCGGTAAACGGGTGCGGGGTATCAAGCACGGCGTATGGCGTCCGGATCTATCGATCATCGACGATCTCGAAAACGATGAAAACGTCCGAAGCCGGGATCAGCGGGACAAGCTCGAAGCGTGGCTGGACGAGGCGGTCGCCAACCTGGGCGCGGTCGACGGTAGCCTTGATATCCTCTACATCGGCACCGTTCTCCATCGCGATTCGGTTCTCGCGCGCAAACTGAAAATGGGGTTCTGGAACCCCAAAACGTTCCGGGCGATCGTCACATTCCCAGAGCGGATGGATCTATGGGATCAGTACGCTGTGATCTACAAGCGCCACGGCCTCGAAGCGGCGCACGACCACTATCTGGCCAACAAGCCCGATATGGACGCCGGAGCACGCGTACTGTGGCCCGATGCGGTGCCGATCGAGACGCTGATGCGCAAGCGCTCCGAAGCGCCGAGATCGTTTTCCAAAGAATTCCAAAACAACCCCAGTTCGGAAACCCAGAAATTCAAACGCGAGTCCATCCACTTTTACCGGTCGCTGCCATCGCATAGAAAGCTGCGTATTTTCGGATGGTGCGATCCGGCCGGAAACGGCAAAAAAAGCGATTTCACGAATATCACGATCTTCGGCGTCGACGAGCAAGCGATGAAAGGGTACGTCATCGAGTCGTATAACGAGGTGATCGGATCGCTCGATATCGTCCGTAAAATCGTCGAGTACCAGCAGCGCTACCGATGTGCCGTGTTCGGCGTGGAAACCAACGGAGGACAGTTCCACCTCAAGGCGTTCATTCTCAAGGAGGCGTTCGAGCAGGGGGTCCACATGCCGCTGCGCGGTATTCACAACAGCGACAACAAGGAGCTTCGCATCGAGGAGTTGGAACTCCCGATCGAAAACGGACAGATCCTGCTGCACGAGGATCAGGTGACGCTGATTGACCAGCTCGAGGAGTTCCCGGAAGGGAATAACGATGACGCGCCAGATGGACTGATCGGAGCCTACCGTCTCAGCAAACTCGCCAAAAAACAGAAAGTGTCCGCGCCTCGAACCAACCGGCGCAACCATGCGGCACGGCACGCACCCCGAAGGAGATGA
- a CDS encoding Mu transposase C-terminal domain-containing protein, with protein sequence MSAVPAYAPIIRRVKDGGIEFNGQRYTHESLDRYSGSDVFCDMEVDVDTEKSCYRIYDAWENEICVIELDHVETIGEASNGKG encoded by the coding sequence ATGAGTGCCGTACCAGCCTATGCGCCGATCATCCGGCGGGTAAAAGATGGCGGCATCGAGTTCAATGGACAACGCTATACCCATGAATCACTGGATCGATACAGCGGAAGTGATGTGTTCTGCGATATGGAGGTGGATGTCGATACAGAAAAGAGCTGCTATCGCATTTATGATGCATGGGAAAACGAAATCTGCGTGATCGAGCTGGATCATGTCGAAACTATCGGGGAGGCGTCCAATGGCAAAGGATGA
- a CDS encoding phage minor head protein, with the protein MSLPKPSFAFGLKPREAIEYLRSKGYKLSFDYNEMMHDAHHKAFTVAKVTRLDLLSDIHSSITEAMANGTRFEDWKKQIIPTLEKKGWWGRQEIVNPKTGEVKETIIDGNRLRTIFKTNTRVAHATARYEQQTRSGLEYLQYVGGLSEHPRMNHLAKNGTVLPRTDPWWQTNYPPNAWGCQCQARAWSRAQIERRGWKVSEPPGDNIATPDWSYNPGAGNRVSKLSKIDLNASLSSLPKLSDARRKEFAGLSEEQLKKRFYGALGVKAGDTYVDRVGDPMVVDDSLFTAGSGHSKLTKRDRHYYIDEIAATVSDPDEIYLEFDDKAKRLVKKMLRYFKGDGGSKRAIIVLFEYLPDKTQGVSAHVIDSSGGVEKKRIEKLIYKKGQE; encoded by the coding sequence ATGAGCCTCCCCAAACCATCGTTCGCATTCGGCCTGAAACCGCGCGAAGCGATCGAGTACCTCCGTTCCAAAGGGTACAAGCTCTCGTTCGATTATAACGAGATGATGCATGACGCGCACCACAAAGCCTTCACAGTGGCCAAAGTCACCCGTCTCGATCTGCTCAGCGACATCCACTCATCGATCACCGAAGCGATGGCGAACGGGACCCGCTTTGAGGACTGGAAGAAGCAGATCATCCCGACACTGGAGAAAAAAGGGTGGTGGGGACGTCAGGAGATCGTCAATCCGAAAACCGGAGAGGTCAAGGAGACGATCATCGACGGCAACCGGCTCCGAACGATCTTCAAAACCAATACCCGTGTCGCCCATGCTACCGCCCGTTATGAGCAGCAGACGCGCAGCGGTCTGGAATATCTGCAGTACGTCGGAGGACTGTCGGAACACCCGCGCATGAACCATCTGGCCAAAAACGGCACCGTATTGCCCCGTACCGATCCGTGGTGGCAGACCAACTACCCGCCGAACGCATGGGGGTGTCAATGCCAGGCACGGGCCTGGAGCCGCGCCCAGATCGAGCGTCGGGGCTGGAAAGTCTCCGAACCTCCGGGCGACAACATCGCGACCCCGGACTGGTCCTACAATCCCGGAGCCGGGAATCGCGTCTCCAAACTCTCGAAGATCGATCTGAACGCAAGCCTGTCGTCGCTTCCGAAACTCTCCGATGCCCGGCGCAAAGAATTCGCCGGTCTCAGCGAAGAGCAGCTCAAAAAACGGTTCTACGGAGCGCTGGGGGTTAAAGCCGGTGATACCTACGTGGACAGGGTGGGCGACCCGATGGTCGTCGATGACAGCCTCTTCACCGCCGGAAGCGGTCACAGCAAGCTGACCAAACGAGATCGGCATTACTATATCGACGAAATCGCCGCTACCGTATCCGATCCGGACGAAATCTATCTCGAATTCGACGACAAGGCCAAGCGCCTCGTTAAAAAAATGCTGCGGTATTTCAAGGGGGACGGGGGGTCTAAGCGTGCGATCATCGTGCTGTTCGAGTATCTGCCGGATAAAACTCAGGGGGTCAGTGCCCATGTGATCGATAGTTCGGGGGGAGTTGAGAAAAAGCGGATCGAAAAACTGATTTACAAGAAGGGGCAGGAGTGA
- a CDS encoding major capsid protein, protein MLKKLFTQTAIAHAIKTLPEIKSPVMDTFYPAASRTTHPFSMIGIDEISETVKAVPVVRRGTASISVGGGSRSQSYIEPQPIDVNSFAGAKDLNDLKLLDSAGQQAYVNAKIDFIRKTVRATSEALCAQSLSGKISYAMKTEAGMDTYEVDFGAVATATITEKWDASTTKLDHILTHLMDMAETIETAGFGSNVEFYAGKTAFSKVAALVIALGNDTRIEAKVDGNVIKLGGYTITRMAATYYDPKTKTYKKAIDDKFVQAVGKDAAFGFKYLAIDDLDAGLQAMPIFINPKKVDDPSGWKIMGQSKPLPIPVVKAMVKAQAIA, encoded by the coding sequence GCGATCGCCCATGCGATCAAAACATTGCCGGAGATCAAGTCCCCGGTCATGGACACATTCTATCCGGCGGCGTCGCGCACGACGCACCCGTTTTCGATGATCGGGATCGACGAGATCTCCGAGACGGTCAAAGCGGTGCCGGTCGTCCGACGCGGAACGGCCAGTATCAGCGTCGGGGGCGGATCACGCTCCCAAAGCTATATCGAGCCGCAGCCGATCGACGTCAACAGTTTCGCAGGGGCCAAAGACCTGAACGATCTCAAGCTGCTCGACAGTGCTGGGCAACAGGCCTATGTCAATGCAAAAATCGACTTCATCCGCAAAACGGTCCGCGCTACAAGCGAAGCGCTCTGTGCCCAGTCGCTCAGCGGAAAGATCAGCTACGCGATGAAAACCGAAGCGGGGATGGACACCTATGAGGTCGATTTCGGAGCCGTCGCAACCGCAACGATTACGGAGAAGTGGGATGCCAGTACGACAAAACTTGATCACATTTTGACCCACCTGATGGATATGGCCGAAACGATCGAGACGGCAGGATTCGGCAGCAACGTCGAGTTCTATGCGGGTAAAACGGCGTTTTCCAAAGTAGCTGCGCTGGTAATTGCCCTGGGCAACGACACCCGAATCGAGGCCAAAGTCGACGGCAACGTCATCAAGCTGGGAGGATACACCATCACCCGCATGGCAGCGACGTACTACGATCCGAAAACGAAAACCTACAAAAAAGCGATCGACGACAAGTTCGTCCAGGCGGTGGGCAAAGACGCCGCGTTCGGGTTCAAATATCTTGCGATCGACGATCTCGATGCCGGCCTTCAGGCGATGCCGATTTTCATCAATCCCAAAAAGGTGGACGATCCATCCGGTTGGAAGATCATGGGGCAATCCAAGCCGCTTCCGATCCCAGTTGTCAAAGCGATGGTCAAGGCTCAGGCTATCGCCTGA
- a CDS encoding phage protein Gp36 family protein: MITIADIENELSVAELRQLSDLNATGAIDNVIVQDAIDDALAFVSSFIPIPINPTPYLKSIAVEIAVYELRKLHDLHDREVMKELEAKLVRMAKGSIPTTTDTSQKQNASAASFRHGRRRISFEGFSDGH; encoded by the coding sequence ATGATTACAATCGCAGATATCGAAAACGAACTCAGCGTCGCGGAGCTCAGACAGCTAAGCGATCTGAACGCCACAGGAGCGATCGATAACGTCATCGTCCAGGACGCGATCGACGACGCGCTGGCATTCGTCTCCTCATTCATCCCTATCCCGATCAATCCGACTCCCTACCTCAAAAGCATCGCCGTGGAGATCGCGGTATACGAGCTGCGAAAATTGCACGATCTCCACGATCGGGAGGTGATGAAGGAGCTGGAAGCCAAACTGGTACGCATGGCCAAGGGTTCGATCCCGACCACGACCGATACGTCCCAAAAACAAAATGCCTCGGCCGCATCGTTCCGGCACGGAAGACGCCGCATCAGCTTCGAAGGATTCAGCGATGGCCACTAA
- a CDS encoding phage protein GemA/Gp16 family protein yields MTKKQREAHASLVKQVHTSIRYQNYYRDNREEYVRMIEDAFGKKSSRDLSVSDLIALVDYLNMRRDWLPTFKPRQATPAQVWKIMQTWDAKARDKSDTALLNFCRRIIKKEYESPDQMTFNEAQKVILALENMK; encoded by the coding sequence ATGACCAAAAAACAACGAGAAGCACACGCTTCGCTCGTCAAACAGGTGCATACGTCGATCCGATACCAGAACTACTACCGCGACAACCGGGAAGAGTACGTGAGGATGATCGAGGATGCGTTCGGCAAAAAATCATCGCGCGACCTGAGCGTGTCGGACCTGATCGCCCTGGTCGATTATCTGAATATGCGCAGGGACTGGCTCCCGACGTTCAAGCCCAGACAGGCGACGCCCGCGCAGGTATGGAAGATCATGCAAACGTGGGACGCCAAAGCGCGGGACAAAAGCGATACGGCGCTGCTGAATTTTTGCAGGCGGATCATCAAAAAAGAGTACGAATCTCCGGATCAGATGACGTTTAACGAAGCTCAGAAGGTGATTTTGGCGCTGGAGAACATGAAGTGA
- a CDS encoding DUF1804 family protein, with protein MATKEQKVEIARALYIAGRNEEEIAAIMEVSKRTVQNYKSADGGAGYDWDVLRAEKHIAADSPRREHLYSDFVGYMHDTLKEVRDSESLKPEEKADKIVKLADAFAKMKAIVRHEDPIAYKHGIIKHVIHTIAEEVKASGDKAMLERFIEIIERIGERLDVAI; from the coding sequence ATGGCCACTAAAGAACAAAAAGTCGAGATCGCCCGCGCCCTCTATATCGCCGGACGTAACGAGGAGGAGATCGCCGCGATCATGGAGGTCTCCAAACGGACCGTCCAGAATTACAAATCCGCCGACGGCGGGGCCGGGTACGACTGGGACGTTCTGCGCGCCGAAAAGCATATCGCCGCCGATTCGCCGCGCCGGGAGCACCTTTACAGCGACTTCGTAGGCTATATGCATGACACCCTCAAAGAAGTGCGCGATTCCGAATCGCTCAAACCGGAGGAGAAGGCAGACAAGATCGTCAAGCTCGCCGATGCGTTCGCCAAGATGAAAGCGATCGTCCGGCACGAGGACCCTATCGCCTACAAGCACGGTATCATCAAACATGTTATCCACACCATTGCCGAAGAGGTAAAGGCGTCGGGGGATAAAGCGATGCTGGAGCGTTTCATCGAGATTATCGAGCGGATAGGGGAGCGCCTCGATGTCGCTATTTGA
- a CDS encoding Mor transcription activator family protein, which yields MAVTNFDIFTEFCRRIREDGATNEELMQEYGGMPIYVPSWQLNGRNDVIIHDYTEKGLSPKELAMKYSLSLSRIYEIIGDVRNPSLFS from the coding sequence ATGGCTGTTACCAATTTTGATATTTTTACCGAGTTCTGCCGACGCATTCGCGAAGACGGAGCCACCAACGAAGAGCTGATGCAAGAGTACGGCGGGATGCCGATATATGTCCCGTCGTGGCAGCTCAACGGACGCAACGACGTCATCATCCACGACTACACCGAAAAAGGACTCTCGCCCAAAGAGCTGGCGATGAAGTACTCCCTCAGCCTGAGCCGGATCTACGAGATCATCGGCGACGTGCGCAACCCCTCCCTATTCTCCTAA
- a CDS encoding DUF935 family protein — MKRLFKNLFAAKQTKPRASAAAPAVDLLQSVMDDLPVRKEWLEREELDRIERDATVISALGSRKAATLKKEIFFTGKDQGKADLLYDTFDHGTMRKILDAPFQGASVFEINWIEKDSLLLPRLIERPYEQFVVKNQILYFAPHGAPENIPPYKAVAALYEDKYHRPMGKPLAESLFWYVKFKNASLEFWVKFLEKYGVPWAIGKTDGDKDTMADEIYAMLSGDAAVIDHDEEIEIKTADKTGDFDKITAYLDDQIREAVLGGNLTGNVKGGSYAAAEVHNDVREDIAMADENMTISLIEKVVQMFVEINHLPDTVEVSLKDKDDPNYKLAERDEKIANMGYRPTKEYIEKTYNITVEEASSPAPLANRSFAQKLISLSATRPISDTDTLSGLIDLKTIALSFQTQIAEIIDGAESFEEAIDRLHAAYPQMDISELQETMDIALQSSYILGTAEAEFEEEEE, encoded by the coding sequence ATGAAACGACTATTTAAGAACCTCTTTGCAGCAAAACAGACAAAGCCCAGAGCCTCCGCCGCCGCTCCGGCCGTGGACCTACTCCAAAGCGTCATGGATGATCTTCCGGTTCGCAAGGAGTGGCTGGAGCGCGAAGAGCTTGACCGGATCGAACGCGATGCCACCGTGATAAGTGCGCTCGGAAGCCGTAAGGCGGCTACTCTGAAGAAGGAGATTTTTTTCACAGGCAAGGATCAGGGGAAAGCCGATCTGCTTTACGATACGTTCGACCACGGTACGATGAGAAAGATCCTCGATGCCCCGTTCCAGGGTGCAAGCGTTTTCGAGATCAACTGGATCGAGAAGGACTCGCTACTGTTGCCACGGCTCATTGAACGCCCTTACGAGCAGTTCGTTGTTAAGAATCAGATCCTTTACTTCGCCCCACACGGAGCCCCGGAGAATATTCCACCGTATAAAGCAGTCGCGGCGCTCTACGAGGACAAATACCATCGACCGATGGGGAAACCTTTGGCCGAATCGCTCTTCTGGTACGTCAAGTTCAAAAACGCTTCGCTGGAGTTCTGGGTCAAATTTCTCGAAAAATACGGCGTCCCCTGGGCGATCGGTAAGACCGACGGTGACAAGGACACGATGGCGGACGAGATCTACGCGATGCTTTCCGGAGACGCTGCGGTGATCGATCATGACGAAGAGATCGAGATAAAGACTGCGGATAAAACGGGGGATTTCGACAAGATCACGGCATACCTCGATGACCAGATCCGCGAAGCGGTCCTCGGCGGGAATCTGACCGGCAACGTCAAAGGCGGGAGCTACGCCGCCGCAGAGGTGCATAACGATGTGCGCGAGGACATTGCGATGGCGGACGAAAACATGACCATCTCCCTGATCGAAAAAGTCGTTCAGATGTTCGTCGAGATAAACCACCTCCCTGACACCGTAGAGGTATCGCTCAAGGACAAGGACGACCCGAATTACAAGCTGGCCGAGCGCGACGAGAAGATAGCGAACATGGGATACCGCCCGACCAAAGAGTACATCGAAAAGACCTACAACATCACTGTCGAAGAGGCTTCGTCTCCTGCACCGCTCGCCAACCGGTCATTCGCGCAAAAGCTGATCTCGCTCAGTGCTACCCGGCCGATCTCCGATACCGATACGCTTTCCGGTCTGATCGATCTCAAAACGATCGCACTGTCATTTCAAACTCAAATCGCCGAAATCATAGACGGCGCGGAAAGTTTCGAAGAGGCTATCGACCGCCTCCATGCCGCCTATCCGCAGATGGATATCTCCGAGCTCCAGGAGACGATGGACATTGCGCTCCAAAGCTCCTATATCCTCGGCACCGCCGAAGCGGAGTTTGAAGAGGAAGAGGAATGA